The following proteins are co-located in the Cryptococcus neoformans var. grubii H99 chromosome 1, complete sequence genome:
- a CDS encoding acetyl-CoA acyltransferase 2 — MRITAKRLASHIPRQESYIVASKRTPFGAYGGKLREFKASELGGIAGKAALAELPQGIKIDQVFFGNVTQTDNSTPYLARHVGHLSGLDSTVPALTVNRLCGSGFQTAIIGAQHIALGEAEVCLTGGVEAMSMSPYTLSGLTRYGSKYGVDLKMEDSLAAALVDQNPGGHKTPMGITAENLAKKYNITRDECDAFALMSQQRYADGLAAGAFTSELTPVTLKPIKGVPQTLEADEHPRPQSTLASLQKLPSVFIKGTGVVTAGNASGICDGAAANVLMSEEAVNKYGIKPLARIASYAWSACEPEIMGIGPVIAVKEALKKVGKSVGEMDIIELNEAFAAQWLAVQKELELPSEKTNMFGGAIAVGHPLAASGARILANLTHNLHRLDKQWALGTACIGGGQGIAVVLERC, encoded by the exons ATGAGAATCACAGCGAAACGGCTTGCGTCGCACATCCCTCGTCAGGAATCATACATCGTTGCATCAAAGCGAACGCCTTTCGGAGCCTATGGGGGAAA ATTGAGAGAGTTCAAAGCTTCCGAATTGGGAGGAATAGCTGGTAAGGCAGCGTTGGCAGAGTTGCCTCAAGGAATCAAAATTGACCAAGTCTTCTTCGG CAACGTGACCCAAACCGACAATTCGACACCGTATCTCGCTCGCCATGTCGGTCATCTTTCGGGGTTAGATTCCACAGTTCCTGCTTTGACAGTTAATAG ACTCTGTGGATCTGGCTTTCAGACGGCTATCATCGGAGCCCAGCATATCGCCCTAGGAGAAGCTGAAGTCTGCCTTACTGGTGGTGTAGAAGCTATGAGTATGAGTCCTTACACTCTTTCTGGACTTACAAG GTACGGCTCAAAGTATGGCGTTGatctgaagatggaggattCTTTGGCAGCTGCGTTGGTAGACCAGAATCCTGGTGGGCACAAGACGCCCATGGGCA TCACGGCAGAAAACTTGGCCAAGAAGTACAATATCACGCGAGATGAATGCGATG CCTTCGCACTCATGTCTCAACAGCGCTATGCCGACGGGCTCGCCGCTGGCGCATTCACTTCCGAGCTCACTCCCGTCACCCTCAAACCCATCAAAGGCGTCCCCCAAACCCTTGAAGCCGACGAACACCCCCGTCCGCAATCTACTCTCGCTTCTTTACAAAAACTTCCCTCGGTATTCATCAAAGGCACTGGTGTCGTGACTGCTGGAAATGCTTCCGGAATCTGTGATGGTGCTGCAGCGAATGTGTTGATGAGTGAAGAGGCAGTGAACAAATATGGGATAAAGCCGCTTGCTAGGATTGCTAGCTATGCTTGGAGTGCTTGTGAGCCCGAAATCATGGGGATCGGACCTGTGATTGCTGTGAAAGAGGctctgaagaaggtggGAAAGAGCGTAGGAGAAATGGATATTATTGAACTCAACGAA GCATTCGCTGCTCAGTGGCTTGCTGTTCAGAAGGAGCTCGAACTTCCTTCGGAGAAGACCAACATGTTTGGTGGTGCCATCGCCGTTGGGCACCCTCTCGCCGCGAGTGGAGCAAG GATTCTGGCCAACCTCACGCATAATCTTCACCGATTGGACAAGCAGTGGGCACTTGGAACAGCTTGTATCGGTGGTGGGCAAGGGATTGCTGTAGTCCTTGAAAGATGTTGA
- a CDS encoding dynein light intermediate chain 1, cytosolic, translated as MSVPGPSRSPPPGPSTPNLSFTHNSTGGNVRGIEISKGSSLWTEILASTDRQKALGRKNVILLSERNHGRTHLLSQLASSRKKKSAKPNSIFYSNGQPKSTSQPRSRRAGLALGYEVIDAGEEYSDSAPPISVFYPPSSHPSLLKLVPSALPPKSLADTAVMIVLDWTKPSSMLQELLNWLSWVEAWALGSAEKGETEELHERLQSYLQHYTEPSATNTGVTAYSGLGPLLPLGAGTLTLNSSGIPIIVVCTKADLMDNVAEETGIKGGRWEERTDWVQQVLRTICLSYGAALFYTAPTRPTTYTLLKSYLIHRLYTVPPSLSPAPTALADPPHTASSPAQGVSTRYPFAHRANVLDRDAVMVPSGWDSWGKIIVLREGFEPERVHKAWTVSLRYHEQKDVGDCGANQEGDNGEEGLEGMWMGTIPDTSRGPRLPGPSALSIQSEPEQIFLARHLDVLLKDPNRDPRQSFRLPSTKNGVSTPGPGNNSSTATTAAGPATPSVVGPMVGDSLSLPGVEKVMKEMEGGKEKEGEELKEKFARLGRREGKGSGPGSGSAAGADGAVAGERMRNTSGGTPAMPNEALHNFFQGLLANRGKTATPAKTQSSGESK; from the exons atgTCAGTGCCCGGACCAAGTCGATCCCCACCTCCAGGCCCGAGCACGCCTAATCTATCTTTCACTCACAACTCTACGGGTGGCAATGTTAGAGGGATCGAAATTAGCAAGGGATCCAGCTTGTGGACTGAGATCCTGGCTAGTACCGATAGGCAGAAAGCgctggggaggaagaatgtcATCTTACTCT CCGAACGTAACCACGGTCGAACTCACCTCCTCTCGCAACTGGCCTCCtccaggaagaagaaatcaGCGAAACCAAATTCCATCTTTTACTCGAACGGGCAACCTAAATCTACCTCTCAACCTAGAAGCAGACGGGCTGGTCTGGCATTGGGCTACGAGGTAATTGATGCAGGAGAAGAGTACTCGGACTCTGCACCCCCGATTTCAGTGTTTTACCCACCATCTTCACATCCCAGTCTGCTCAAGCTGGTGCCTAGTGCCTTACCGCCAAAATCATTGGCT GATACCGCGGTGATGATAGTGCTCGACTGGACGAAACCTTCATCTATG CTCCAAGAACTTCTGAATTGGTTGTCGTGGGTTGAGGCTTGGGCATTGGGATCGGctgaaaaaggagagactGAAGAACTGCATGAACGAT TACAATCATACCTGCAACATTACACTGAGCCTTCAGCCACAAACACGGGCGTAACAGCTTATTCTGGTCTTGGTCCTCTTTTGCCCCTTGGAGCTGGCACTTTGACTCTTAACTC TTCGGGTATACCGATCATCGTTGTCTGCACCAAGGCGGACTTGATGGACAATGTAGCCGAAGAAACTGGGATCAAAGGTGGGcgatgggaagaaagaacTGATTGGGTTCAGCAAGTTCTGCGAACTATTTGTCTTTCCT ACGGCGCGGCCCTTTTTTACACTGCCCCGACTCGACCAACAACTTATACCCTTCTCAAATCATACCTGATTCACCGTCTCTACACcgtccctccttctctcagcCCCGCTCCTACCGCTCTCGCTGACCCTCCGCATACTGCTTCATCTCCGGCTCAAGGAGTAAGCACAAGATACCCTTTTGCACACCGTGCGAACGTGTTGGATCGAGATGCGGTTATGGTCCCTTCTGGATGGGACAGCTGGGGTAAAATTATCGTCTTAAGAGAAGGCTTTGAACCTGAGAGGGTCCACAAAGCTTGGACTGTCAGTTTGCGGTACCACGAGCAGAAGGATGTGGGAGATTGCGGAGCAaaccaagaaggagataatggagaagaaggtttgGAAGGCATGTGGATGGGGACGATTCCTGATACATCTCGCGGCCCTCGGCTTCCCGGCCCATCAGCGCTTTCCATCCAGTCCGAACCCGAACAAATCTTCCTTGCGCGCCATCTTGACGTCCTCCTCAAAGACCCCAACCGAGACCCCCGTCAGTCCTTCCGTTTACCCTCTACCAAGAACGGCGTATCCACTCCCGGTCCCGGTAACAATTCTTCTACTGCTACCACTGCAGCTGGTCCGGCGACGCCCAGCGTGGTGGGGCCAATGGTTGGTGATTCTCTGAGCTTACCGGGTGTGGAAAAGGTcatgaaggagatggagggtgggaaagaaaaggaaggggaggagtTGAAAGAAAAGTTTGCGAGGttaggaagaagagagggtaAGGGTTCAGGGCCAGGTTCCGGGTCCGCGGCTGGTGCAGATGGGGCGGTAGCAGGGGAAAGAATGAGAAATACTTCTGGTGGAACGCCTGCGATGCCGAATGAGGCTTTACACAATTTC TTCCAAGGATTGCTAGCCAATCGAGGGAAGACGGCAACGCCGGCCAAAACGCAGAGTTCGGGAGAGAGCAAGTAG
- a CDS encoding translation initiation factor eIF-2B subunit epsilon → MPPKKHQQKNEPKQKPDNVDEAPLQAVVLADSYNRRFEVLCTDQPRVLLPLCSTPLLAWTLESLSLSKVKQVFIFCGVHADKIRAFIESSPYRAMLDIHCLSSQTARSAGDALRELDDMHVLNPENPFILVHSPLISNYDLSKIIDAHRKRRDVDKNFIMTMGVSRGGRPHPESPIMLVHPPSSRLLHYAPHPLSPSQPRISFPSSLFLDPFPATIDTYEIWSGTSPSSSTHGGYRDLGVDVCEADVPALCTENFDYHDLRRHFVNGVLTSELLGKKIAVHVVGQEEESLDARAGGGRYVESVRDTRTFGEVTRDVLRRWAFPLAPDLNEPGGVQYELRAGNVYIAKESVVLSRTTTLNGPLLIGPRSALAHNTLVRQSTLGADCKIGAGSIIRKSYVFDDVKIGEGCVVEECMIGEGVVIGHGCKIGKGVLLGNGVRLGKGVVVPDFSRIGRQPYRGDDWDSDEESGEFEKEEILSFLGEDSIGYLWPNEEEEPPSDSEDEGEDPYEHPRNKKLLQLGRRLSNLSSPSTSISTLSAASSSAPSSPLSDASSTSLPDIPTLSLDAGPDKAFYSEAAASLQRAYEEDHKIENALLELRTLVMGYNAGLERAREEVVKFFMSKIDIRGPATSILSSAVKVFSRWGPLMVNLTSDPTLLILDAQQYCVSTFPFAYIPWFGIILRAMYETDLVGEEELVEWREMSSSQGEGIGKKGKEGEEEKARWRESWAKGKGYVDVLESMESESGEEESSSEEDSDDA, encoded by the exons ATGCCACCTAAAAAGCACCAACAAAAGAACGAACCGAAGCAG AAACCAGACAATGTGGACGAAGCCCCTCTACAAGCTGTAGTCCTCGCAGACTCCTACAACCGTCGCTTTGAGGTTCTTTGTACGGATCAACCTCGGGTCCTTTTGCCGTTATGTTCAACACCGCTTTTGGCTTGGACCTTGGAGAGCTTGAGTCTGAGCAAGGTCAAGCAAGTGTTCATCTTCTGTGGCGTGCATGCGGATAAGATTAGGGCTTTTATCGAGTCTTCGCCTTATAGAGCGATGCTAGACATCCACTGTTTGTCTTCTCAAACAGCTCGATCAGCAGGTGATGCTTTGCGTGAGCTGGATGACATGCAT GTCTTGAATCCTGAGAACCCATTTATCCTCGTACATTCTCCTCTTATCTCCAACTACGACCTCTCCAAAATTATAGATGCCCACAGGAAGCGTCGTGATGTGGACAAGAACTTTATCATGACCATGGGCGTCAGTCGTGGAGGTCGTCCTCACCCCGAATCACCCATCATGCTCGTCCAcccaccttcttccaggTTATTGCACTATGCTCCCCACCCCCTTTCACCTTCTCAACCACGTATCAGCTTcccctcatctctcttccttgatCCATTCCCTGCTACCATCGACACTTATGAAATATGGTCTGGTACTTCACCGTCATCGTCCACCCATGGGGGATACCGCGACCTTGGTGTTGACGTTTGCGAGGCCGATGTACCTGCCCTTTGTACTGAAAACTTTGACTACCATGATCTCCGACGGCATTTTGTCAATGGCGTCCTTACATCCGAGCTTCTGGGTAAGAAGATTGCTGTTCATGTTGTGGGccaagaggaggaaagtcTGGATGCTCGAGCTGGTGGCGGCAGATACGTGGAAAGTGTAAGAGATACAAGAACCTTTGGTGAAGTCACCAGGGATGTTTTAAGGAGATGGGCATTCCCGCTCGCTCCTGACTTGAACGAACCAGGAGGTGTACAATATGAATTGAGAGCTGGAAATGTGTATATTGCCAAGGAATCAGTCGTTCTTTCCCGAACAACGACACTGAATGGTCCTCTTCTTATTGGACCTAGATCGGCCCTCGCCCACAACACACTTGTCCGTCAATCGACTCTCGGAGCAGACTGCAAAATTGGCGCAGGAAGTATCATCAGGAAGAGTTATGTTTTCGACGATGTCAAGATCGGGGAAGGATGTGTAGTGGAGGAGTGTATGATTGGCGAAGGTGTCGTCATCGGACACGGTTGCAAGATTGGCAAGGGTGTATTGCTCGGAAACGGTGTTAGGCTCGGCAAGGGAGTGGTTGTTCCTGACTTCTCAAGGATTGGAAGGCAACCTTACAGAGGTGACGATTGGGAttctgatgaggaaagcGGCGAATtcgagaaagaagagatcctttctttccttggTGAAGATTCTATTGGCTACCTCTGGCCcaatgaggaggaagaaccTCCTTCAGATTCCGAGGACGAGGGTGAAGACCCTTACGAGCATCCTCGAAACAAAAAGCTTTTGCAACTCGGCCGCCGCCTCTCCAACCTTTCTTCCCCAAGCACGTCCATTTCCACTCTTTCTGCcgcatcctcttctgcccCCTCGTCCCCTCTATCAGACGCATCCTCTACGTCTCTCCCTGACATTCCAACTCTGTCACTCGATGCCGGACCGGACAAGGCGTTCTATAGTGAAGCCGCCGCTTCCCTCCAGCGCGCGTACGAGGAGGACCACAAGATCGAAAATGCGTTACTCGAGTTACGTACACTGGTTATGGGTTACAACGCCGGTCTTGAACGtgctcgagaagaagtcgTCAAGTTTTTTATGTCAAAGATTGATATACGCGGCCCTGCTACCAgcatcctctcttccgctGTCAAAGTCTTCTCACGGTGGGGCCCATTGATGGTTAACCTTACATCGGACCCTAcgctcctcatcctcgacGCCCAACAGTACTGCGTCTCTACGTTTCCTTTTGCGTACATTCCTTGGTTTGGTATCATCCTTCGTGCAATGTATGAGACAGATCTGGTcggtgaagaggagctTGTGGAATGGAGGGAGATGAGCAGCTCGCAAGGGGAAGGGATTGGTaagaaaggcaaggagggggaagaggaaaaagcgAGATGGAGGGAAAGTTGGGCAAAGGGTAAAGGTTATGTGGACGTTTTGGAGAGTATGGAAAGTGAGagtggcgaagaagagagcagCAGCGAGGAAGACAGTGATGATGCGTAG
- a CDS encoding WD-repeat protein 23: protein MPPREHYIVSSDDDEDGDYQPSDPEVALLDLLHDGYELYEEDYDEDDIDDEDEEDDDDLMVDENGYIIRDDGIGYDDDQEMSDDTESRAFADLLEFAQAVDDGESPLAFLSGRVSGSFPSILHRLAMRSDSRFRNNDWASKVKKKQTVANPKGTELLRSGEFGRVGNWQAPGKAGRQRSRGWQRAVKGWKPPRSTTSQHLVPNEPGTVVAYYPSVPYVGQFAGEDYSIFYTATQYFTLHLYSTTQYLKSKNNIHQRRTVRLSDSIRPTLTLSTPPARGNRVIEDEDQDGDEDDWEDEDDYVSGSSAIEDSSMKRIKRVQGVEGRWTITDCDADKKGEKMIYSSITPYVHMLYTDEFDQEHVELDFSDPRERGNYYRSGIWSIRFSADGKEIVAGASDGKIMVYDINAQRRSLSVSGHAEDVNAVCFADHSSTNVLISGSDDGYIKVWDRRSLSSHVPSGVLVGATEGITYTSPKGDGRYIVANSKDQAARLYDLRKMRSYGDFVDEPNASQKYGAAGFDYRDMRYPRSEPRSHPQDCSVMTYSGHSVLRTLIRCHFSPIESTGQSYIYSGSADGMIHVWSLDGRVIQVLDRSASEGLYSSQGIYSDPSAAPRSPQSSRTNLFGSYSHAVRDVAWHGYEPTLMSTCWDMMGSMRRGGTIAKHEWKGLGKNGLAKLEDWEMKRKEENEGSRATS from the exons ATGCCACCTAGAGAGCATTACATTGTCAgcagcgatgatgatgaagatggggatTATCAGCCGTCTGATCCCGAGGTTGCTCTGCTCGATCTCCTTCATGATGGGTACGAGCTCTACGAAGAAGATTACGACGAAGATGAcatcgatgatgaagacgaagaggacgatgatgatttAATGGTCGACGAGAATGGATACATCATTCGAGACGATGGCATTGGCTATGATGACGACCAGGAGATGTCTGATGACACCGAGTCTCGGGCCTTTGCCGATCTCCTCGAATTCGCCCAAGCGGTGGATGACGGTGAATCACCTCTCGCCTTTCTGTCGGGTAGGGTATCTGGTTCATTCCCCAGTATTTTACATCGACTGGCAATGAGAAGTGATTCCCGATTTAGAAACAATGATTGGGCCTCAaaggtcaagaagaaacagaCGGTGGCTAATCCTAAGGGGACGGAATTATTGAGGAGCGGGGAATTTGGAAGAGTGGGAAACTGGCAAGCACCTGGTAAGGCGGGAAGGCAAAGATCGAGAGGGTGGCAAAGGGCAGTCAAGGGTTGGAAGCCCCCTAGATCAACA ACAAGCCAGCACCTTGTACCCAACGAGCCTGGAACGGTTGTTGCGTACTATCCCTCCGTACCCTACGTTGGTCAATTTGCTGGAGAAGATTACTCTATCTTCT ACACGGCGACCCAGTACTTCACTTTACATCTTTATTCTACCACACAATACCTCAAGAGCAAGAATAACATCCATCAACGTCGTACTGTTCGACTTTCTGATTCAATCCGACCCACACTCACACTATCCACGCCCCCCGCTCGGGGTAATCGAGtgattgaggatgaagatcaagacggagacgaagatgattgggaagatgaggatgactATGTCTCTGGATCGTCTGCCATAGAGGATTCTAGTATGAAGCGTATAAAGAGAGTGCAAGGcgtggaaggaagatggacaaTCACTGATTGTGATGCCGAtaagaagggagagaa GATGATTTATTCCTCGATCACTCCATACGTCCATATGCTTTATACAGATGAATTCGATCAAGAGCATGTCGAGCTTGATTTTTCCGACCCTCGGGAACGGGGAAATTACTACCGGTCTGGG ATCTGGAGTATCAGGTTCTCCGCAGATGGTAAAGAGATCGTAGCAGGAGCATCTGACGGAAAGATCATGGTTTATGATATTAACGCTCAACGACGATCGTTGAGTGTTTCTGGTCACGCCGAAGATG TTAACGCCGTCTGCTTCGCAGACCATTCATCCACCAACGTCCTTATCTCCGGTTCCGATGATGGATATATTAAGGTCTGGGATAGACGCTCTCTCTCTTCGCATGTACCTTCTGGTGTCCTCGTTGGTGCTACTGAAGGTATCACTTACACTTCGCCCAAAGGTGACGGTAGGTATATAGTGGCAAATTCGAAGGATCAAGCTGCAAGACTGTATGatctgaggaagatgaggagttACGGGGATTTTGTTGACGAGCCGAATGCTTCTCAAAAGTATGGTGCTGCCGGTTTCGATT ACCGAGACATGCGCTACCCTCGATCAGAGCCTCGCTCCCACCCGCAAGATTGTTCGGTGATGACCTACAGTGGTCATTCGGTCCTGCGAACACTTATCCGATGTCACTTCAGCCCCATTGAGTCGACTGGGCAGAGCTACATCTATTCCGGTAGCGCCGATGGAATGATTCATGTCTGGAGTTTAGATGGTCGAG TTATTCAAG TGCTCGATCGATCCGCTTCAGAAGGCCTCTACTCAAGCCAAGGTATCTACTCCGATCCGTCCGCAGCCCCCCGCTCCCCTCAATCCTCCCGCACAAACCTCTTTGGCTCCTACTCTCACGCTGTGAGGGATGTCGCGTGGCATGGATACGAGCCTACTCTCATGTCGACGTGCTGGGATATGATGGGTAGTATGCGCAGAGGCGGAACAATCGCGAAGCATGAGTGGAAGGGCCTTGGAAAAAATGGGCTTGCTAAGCTAGAGGACTGGGaaatgaaaaggaaggaggagaatgaagggAGTCGGGCAACAAGTTAG
- a CDS encoding sulfite transporter: protein MTYNTHGQRITRDDQLASAPGVSEITIAESSTRGGSSLCDTSPASIGRRSGSYEVKDETVNLPRRVMRRVEHAILNISPAFFSFNMGTGITSILLYNLPFNGGWLRRLGVVVFIFNVVLFVLFAAASVVRVLRWKGIFSATLKNPSSGLYWGTLPMGVITIVNMIAFTCVRNGKTGWAKTAIGIWWIDVIFSVIINLGMVYIMITRQSHTTEAMSAAWLLPIVTCVVASSSGGVVSSAIMSYNPQLARSIIIVSYIVWGIGVPFALFVMCNYLHRSFLYGAPPVAALTSTYLPLGPCGQGSFGIMALGKAVHELAYKHGIGFAVIPDGVADAVLRRNIILQMADAVYTGSLVAGLILWGLSFCWYVLATTVLLDHWWNTNRAYFGRESFSVGFTALIFPIGVWATATTTLATEFDSLAFKILGTIISIQVVFNWIYVMLLTIYKGCDGTLFLAPELDIFPERNPPLRWVRHASATAKICRKEDIELSLNSTDERRVELGGSYGEND from the exons ATGACTTACAACACTCATGGCCAACGAATTACAAGGGATGATCAGCTGGCTTCGGCGCCAGGTGTCTCAGAGATTACTATCGCGGAGTCTAGCACGAGGGGCGGTTCTTCGTTGTGTGATACAAGTCCTGCGAGCATAGGTAGGCGTTCGGGAAGTTATGAGGTCAAGGATGAGACTGTAAATCTACCACGGCGAGTAATGAGACGGGTCGAGCATGCGATATTGAACATCTCTCCAGCATTCTTTT CTTTTAATATGGGCACAGGCATCACATCAATTCTTTTGTATAATTTACCTTTCAACGGTGGCTGGTTACGTCGCCTCGGAGTGGTAGTGTTCATTTTCAATGTCGTCCTCTTCGTTCTTTTTGCTGCTGCTAGTGTTGTGAGAGTATtaagatggaaaggaatCTTCTCGGCAACCCTGAAGAACCCTTCATCGGGGCTTTATTGGGGAACATTACCAATGGGTGTCATCACAATAGTG AATATGATTGCATTCACATGTGTACGCAATGGAAAGACAGGCTGGGCCAAGACAGCGATAGGAATATGGTGGATAGACGTAATATTTTCAGTCATTATCAATCTCGGGATGGTCTACATTAT GATCACCCGCCAAAGCCATACTACCGAGGCTATGTCAGCTGCTTGGTTGCTCCCTATCGTCACATGCGTTGtcgcttcctcttcaggcGGTGTAGTCTCGTCAGCTATCATGTCGTATAACCCTCAGCTCGCCAGATCGATTATCATTGTATCCTACATCGTCTGGGGTATTGGTGTTCCTTTTGCCCTTTTTGTCATGTGTAACTACCTCCATCGCAGCTTTTTGTATGGTGCTCCGCCCGTTGCGGCATTAACGAGCACCTACCTTCCTCTGGGTCCCTGTGGACAAGGAAGCTTTGGTATCATGGCTCTGGGCAAAGCCGTTCATGAATTGGCGTACAAGCACGGGATAGGTTTCGCCGTAATCCCTGACGGTGTGGCGGATGCTGTCTTGAGGAGAAATATCATTTTGCAAATGGCCGACGCTGTCTACACTGGAAGTTTGGTTGCAGGTCTGATATTATGGGGTTTGTCGTTTTGCTGGTATGTTCTAGCTACGACAGTGTTGCTAGACCATTGGTGGAATACGAACAGAGCATACTTCGGCAGAGAATCATTTAGTGTGGGGTTTACCGCCCTGATTTTTCCAATTGGCGTCTGGGCT ACGGCCACAACAACGTTGGCAACTGAATTTGATTCATTGGCCTTCAAAATCCTTGGTACAATAATATCGATTCAAGTCGTCTTCAACTGGATCTACGTCATGCTCTTGACAATTTACAAAGGGTGTGACGGAACATTATTCCTAGCGCCTGAGTTGGATATTTTCCCCGAACGAAATCCACCGTTAAGATGGGTGAGGCATGCTTCTGCTACGGCCAAAATCTgcaggaaggaggataTTGAGCTTTCCCTCAATTCCACAGATGAAAGACGTGTTGAATTGGGAGGCTCTTACGGGGAAAATGACTAG